A stretch of Paenibacillus mucilaginosus 3016 DNA encodes these proteins:
- a CDS encoding chemotaxis protein CheB, producing the protein MSTILSEQDVQEQSPPGGFIVGIGASAGGLEALQQFFDHMRPDCGLSFVVVQHLSPNYKSFMAEILTKNTSMNIYEAEHLMEVRPNCVYLIPPKKDMTIAGRTLQVTEHRQTTGLNLPIDMFLTSLAKDIGSRAIGVILSGTGSDGTRGVEAIKEHGGLVIVQDELTAKFDGMPNSARLTGIVDQVMTPQAMADYLIEWTTGDPEIEWEDGESDPGSSGRLDLLSLPSFLELLKNASGIDFSYYKENSILRRIERRMNLLGVTTSDAYLRLLGNQPDELASLSKDLLIGVTHFFRDPEAFEILRVKVLPAIIENKKREGHIRIWVAGCSTGEEAYSLAMLFDELISGQELPYTVKIFATDLDRDSIEYASQGVYPESAVRSVPSELLQQHFTQVGENYQVSKSIRKMVVFAPHNITKDPPFSNLDLVTCRNMLIYLQSDVQQKVLSLFHFALNPNGFMFLGPSETVGKLSSLFYAFDRKWNIFQQRSRMSGSPIPSAVEVSDSVDITKVHQLARRGYTTLREIPAYRKPDDLYTSFVDEHMPPCMVLDENNEVLHLSGNINPYLALARGKPSWNIYKMVEAHLAVAIVTAVQKVRKEQRTIYYQDIRLNNSDQSPYINLTVKPFSTKNKKFDRLVLVTFEDADLPPPAPQIPEAFDMDHNVNQRIVELEQELQRAEESLQATIEELETSNEELQATNEELVAANEELMSTNEELQSVNEELVTVNTEYQYKIQELTDLNNDMDNFLVSTKIGTIFLDKEMRIRRFTPAITREINLLEVDYGRPIRHISHNFLYEGIVQDAETVLRTLVPVEKEIQSRSGSWYMLRVLPYRTGDHFIKGIVLTFVDITELKSANEELLKLSHAIEQSPSITLLANLEGIIMYANPKFAEVTGHAQSEMIGVHFRELNDWQASSVSFTEVWSTLSSGREWRGELHSRRKDGETYWESVRFLPIKDGEGRTQHYLRIAEDISDRKQTEELLRKSEMLSAVGQLAAGIAHEIRNPLTALKGFTKLMGTGGHNESYLAIMSAELERIEEIVSELLVLAKPQAVDYLPKSVPSILQDVIMLLDTQAIISNVEIETEIDEPLPYVSCVENQLKQVFINVLKNSVEAMPKGGTITVRAKRTEDRRLRVSFIDQGLGIPESKLARIGEPFFTTKNKGTGLGLMVSYKIIENHQGTMQISSKEGVGTTVEILLPALSS; encoded by the coding sequence ATGAGCACCATTCTATCGGAACAGGATGTGCAGGAACAATCCCCTCCCGGCGGATTTATCGTCGGGATCGGCGCATCCGCGGGGGGGCTTGAGGCGCTTCAGCAGTTTTTTGACCATATGAGGCCCGACTGCGGGCTTTCTTTCGTTGTCGTTCAGCACTTGTCTCCGAATTACAAGAGCTTTATGGCCGAGATCCTGACGAAGAACACATCCATGAATATTTATGAGGCGGAGCATCTCATGGAGGTGCGCCCCAACTGCGTGTATCTCATTCCTCCCAAAAAGGACATGACGATCGCCGGGCGCACGCTGCAGGTGACCGAGCACCGGCAGACGACCGGACTCAACCTGCCGATCGATATGTTCTTAACCTCGCTGGCCAAGGATATCGGCAGCCGGGCGATCGGGGTGATTCTCTCGGGAACGGGAAGCGACGGAACGCGCGGCGTCGAGGCGATCAAGGAGCACGGCGGGCTTGTGATCGTGCAGGACGAGCTTACGGCCAAGTTCGACGGCATGCCGAACAGCGCCCGTCTGACCGGCATCGTCGACCAGGTGATGACCCCTCAGGCGATGGCCGACTACCTGATCGAGTGGACCACCGGAGATCCGGAGATCGAGTGGGAGGACGGGGAGAGCGACCCGGGCAGCAGCGGCCGGCTTGACCTGCTGTCCCTGCCGTCTTTCCTTGAGCTGCTCAAGAACGCAAGCGGGATTGACTTCAGCTACTACAAGGAGAACAGCATCTTACGCCGGATCGAGCGGCGGATGAATCTGCTCGGCGTCACCACCTCCGATGCCTACCTGCGCCTGCTCGGGAACCAGCCGGACGAGCTGGCGAGCCTGAGCAAGGATCTGCTTATCGGCGTGACGCATTTTTTCCGGGACCCGGAGGCCTTCGAGATCCTTCGCGTCAAAGTGCTGCCGGCCATTATCGAGAACAAGAAGCGGGAGGGGCACATCCGCATCTGGGTGGCCGGCTGCTCGACCGGTGAGGAGGCCTATTCTCTGGCCATGCTTTTCGATGAGCTGATCTCGGGGCAGGAGCTGCCTTACACGGTGAAGATTTTTGCTACGGATCTCGACAGGGATTCGATCGAGTATGCCTCCCAGGGGGTATATCCCGAATCCGCCGTGCGGAGCGTTCCTTCCGAGCTTCTGCAGCAACACTTCACCCAGGTCGGCGAGAACTACCAGGTGAGCAAGAGCATCCGCAAGATGGTCGTGTTTGCTCCCCATAACATTACCAAGGACCCACCGTTCAGCAACCTGGACCTGGTGACCTGCCGCAATATGCTGATCTACCTTCAGTCCGACGTGCAGCAGAAGGTGCTGTCCTTGTTTCATTTTGCGCTGAATCCGAACGGCTTTATGTTCCTTGGCCCGAGTGAGACGGTGGGCAAGCTGAGCTCCCTGTTCTACGCCTTCGACCGGAAGTGGAACATCTTCCAGCAGCGCAGCCGGATGTCCGGGTCCCCGATTCCGAGTGCGGTGGAGGTCAGCGACAGCGTGGACATCACGAAGGTGCACCAGCTGGCGCGCCGAGGCTACACCACGCTGAGGGAGATCCCGGCGTACCGCAAGCCCGACGATCTCTACACCTCCTTCGTGGACGAGCATATGCCGCCCTGCATGGTCCTCGACGAGAACAACGAGGTGCTCCATCTCAGCGGCAACATCAACCCCTATCTGGCGCTGGCCCGGGGCAAGCCGAGCTGGAACATCTACAAGATGGTGGAGGCGCATCTGGCGGTGGCGATCGTCACCGCGGTGCAGAAGGTACGCAAGGAGCAGCGGACGATCTACTACCAGGACATCAGGCTGAATAATTCCGATCAGTCGCCTTACATCAATCTTACTGTGAAGCCGTTTTCAACCAAAAACAAAAAGTTCGACCGGCTCGTGCTCGTCACCTTCGAGGATGCGGATCTGCCGCCGCCGGCCCCGCAGATTCCCGAAGCGTTCGATATGGACCACAACGTGAACCAGCGGATCGTCGAACTGGAACAGGAGCTGCAGCGGGCGGAGGAGTCTCTTCAGGCGACCATTGAAGAGCTGGAGACGTCCAACGAGGAGCTGCAGGCGACCAATGAGGAGCTTGTCGCAGCCAATGAGGAGCTCATGAGCACCAACGAGGAGCTGCAGTCGGTGAACGAAGAGCTCGTCACGGTGAACACGGAGTACCAGTACAAGATCCAGGAGCTGACGGACCTCAACAACGACATGGACAACTTCCTGGTGAGCACGAAGATCGGCACGATTTTTCTCGATAAAGAAATGCGCATCCGGCGCTTCACGCCGGCGATCACCCGGGAGATCAATCTCCTCGAGGTGGATTACGGCCGTCCGATCCGGCACATCTCGCATAATTTCCTGTACGAAGGCATCGTGCAGGACGCGGAGACGGTGCTTCGGACCCTCGTGCCGGTCGAGAAGGAAATCCAGAGCCGCAGCGGCAGCTGGTACATGCTGCGCGTGCTGCCTTACCGGACGGGCGATCACTTCATCAAGGGCATCGTGCTGACGTTCGTCGACATTACGGAGCTCAAATCGGCGAACGAAGAGCTGCTGAAGCTCTCGCACGCCATCGAGCAGAGCCCTTCGATCACGCTGCTGGCCAATCTCGAGGGGATAATCATGTACGCGAACCCCAAGTTCGCCGAGGTGACCGGACATGCCCAGTCCGAGATGATCGGCGTCCACTTCCGGGAGCTCAACGACTGGCAGGCCTCCTCGGTCTCCTTCACCGAGGTCTGGAGCACCCTGAGCTCCGGCCGGGAATGGAGAGGCGAGCTGCACAGCCGCCGCAAGGACGGGGAGACGTATTGGGAGTCGGTGCGGTTCCTGCCAATCAAGGACGGCGAGGGACGGACCCAGCATTACCTGCGGATCGCCGAGGATATCTCCGACCGCAAGCAGACCGAGGAGCTGCTGCGCAAGAGCGAGATGCTCTCGGCCGTCGGCCAGCTCGCCGCCGGCATCGCGCACGAGATCCGCAACCCGCTCACGGCGCTCAAGGGCTTCACCAAGCTGATGGGCACCGGCGGGCATAACGAGAGCTACCTGGCCATCATGTCGGCGGAGCTTGAGCGGATCGAAGAGATCGTGAGCGAGCTGCTCGTGCTGGCGAAGCCGCAGGCCGTCGATTATTTGCCGAAGTCGGTGCCCTCGATTCTCCAGGACGTCATCATGCTGCTCGATACGCAGGCGATCATCTCGAATGTGGAGATCGAAACGGAGATCGACGAGCCGCTGCCGTATGTGAGCTGCGTGGAGAACCAGCTCAAGCAGGTGTTCATCAACGTGCTCAAGAACAGCGTCGAGGCGATGCCGAAGGGCGGGACGATCACAGTCCGCGCGAAGCGTACGGAAGACCGGAGACTGCGGGTCTCCTTCATCGACCAGGGACTCGGGATCCCCGAGAGCAAGCTGGCCCGGATCGGCGAGCCCTTCTTCACCACGAAGAACAAGGGCACGGGCCTCGGACTCATGGTGTCGTACAAGATCATCGAGAACCATCAAGGCACGATGCAGATCTCCTCGAAGGAGGGCGTCGGCACCACGGTGGAGATCCTGCTGCCGGCGCTGAGCTCCTGA
- a CDS encoding calcium-translocating P-type ATPase, SERCA-type — protein sequence MSQKSWVHMTVQEILQTSGTEPSQGLSEEEAQGRLAEHGKNELAEGQGISPITLFLNQFKDFMVLVLVGATLVSGLLGEYLDAVTIIAIIIMNGILGFVQEFRAERSLRALKELSAPNAKVLRGGRVELVPARDLVPGDIVLLESGDRVPADVRFIEAYGAYAEESALTGESVPVAKHTEALLGEEIPLGDQRNLGFMGTMLTRGTAKGVVIRTGMKTEMGKIADLIQQTDAQETPLQHRLEQLGKILIIVALGLTVLVVAAGILHGQEPYGMFLAGVSLAVAAIPEGLPAIVTIALALGVQRMIQRKAIVRKLPSVETLGCASVICSDKTGTLTQNKMSVTHLWLGGDVLEVTGDGYVPNGEILRDGRSIDVRNHQMLRRLLQVSVLCNNAQLYEEERSTDGKKKKDEEPGSQWNIKGDPTEGALVVLGAKAGLTHASLDGLYRRVHELPFDSERKRMSVVVEHQGGRMVCTKGAPDLLIQQCAYVLWDEKVIPFTPTLKSKVLAANEGMAKNALRVLGLAYRDLKGSERGEDEREVESQLVFVGLTGMIDPPRREVREAILKCRRAGIKTVMITGDHQTTAEAIARQLSILPQDGRTLNGQQLAAMGDDELDKVIEDVFVFARVSPEHKLRIVKSLQRGGHTVAMTGDGVNDAPAIKAADIGIAMGISGTDVSKEASSLVLSDDNFATIVSAIEEGRGIYENIRKFIRYLLASNVGEIMTMFLAMMAGLPLPLVPIQILWVNLVTDGLPAMALGVDQAEKDLMQHKPRPAKENIFARRLGWKIISRGILIGVCTLAAFYIALKQGGDSADALIKAQTVAFATLVMAQLIHVFDCRSSRSIFHRNPLQNVWLVLAVVSSLLLMFPVLYVEQLQPIFKTVPLGLADWALVLGFAGIPTFLMGFGSLMSKPAKRKPAVYGPGSKGAKPVTR from the coding sequence ATGAGTCAGAAATCGTGGGTTCACATGACGGTCCAGGAGATCCTTCAGACGTCGGGAACCGAGCCCTCGCAAGGGCTGAGCGAAGAGGAGGCGCAGGGGCGGCTCGCCGAACACGGGAAGAACGAGCTGGCGGAAGGGCAGGGCATTTCGCCGATCACCCTGTTTCTGAACCAGTTCAAGGATTTCATGGTGCTGGTGCTTGTCGGTGCGACACTCGTCTCGGGGCTGCTCGGCGAATATCTCGATGCGGTCACGATTATCGCCATTATCATTATGAACGGGATTCTCGGCTTCGTGCAGGAGTTCCGCGCGGAGAGATCGCTGCGCGCGCTGAAGGAGCTCTCGGCGCCTAACGCCAAAGTGCTGCGCGGCGGCCGGGTGGAGCTGGTCCCCGCAAGGGATCTCGTGCCCGGGGATATCGTGCTGCTCGAGAGCGGCGACCGCGTGCCGGCGGACGTCCGGTTCATCGAAGCGTACGGCGCCTACGCCGAGGAGTCCGCCCTGACGGGGGAATCCGTGCCGGTGGCCAAGCATACGGAGGCGCTGCTCGGGGAGGAGATTCCGCTCGGAGACCAGCGCAACCTCGGCTTCATGGGGACGATGCTCACCCGCGGCACGGCGAAGGGCGTGGTCATCCGCACGGGCATGAAGACGGAGATGGGCAAGATCGCCGATCTCATCCAGCAGACGGACGCCCAGGAGACCCCGCTGCAGCACCGGCTGGAGCAGCTGGGCAAAATTCTGATTATCGTCGCCCTGGGGCTTACCGTGCTGGTGGTCGCGGCAGGCATCCTGCACGGCCAGGAGCCGTACGGCATGTTCCTCGCGGGCGTGTCGCTCGCGGTGGCGGCGATCCCGGAAGGGCTGCCCGCGATCGTGACGATCGCCCTGGCGCTCGGCGTGCAGCGGATGATTCAGCGCAAAGCCATTGTACGCAAGCTGCCGTCGGTGGAGACGCTGGGGTGCGCGTCCGTCATCTGTTCGGACAAAACCGGCACCCTGACCCAGAACAAAATGAGCGTCACCCACCTGTGGCTCGGCGGAGATGTGCTGGAGGTGACAGGCGACGGCTACGTGCCGAACGGCGAGATTCTGCGGGACGGCAGGAGCATCGACGTGCGCAACCACCAGATGCTGCGCCGGCTGCTGCAGGTGTCGGTCCTCTGCAACAATGCCCAGCTGTATGAAGAAGAACGCAGTACGGACGGCAAGAAGAAAAAGGACGAGGAGCCCGGCAGCCAGTGGAACATCAAGGGGGACCCGACCGAAGGGGCGCTGGTGGTGCTCGGGGCCAAGGCGGGGCTGACGCACGCTTCCCTGGACGGCTTGTACCGCAGGGTCCACGAGCTGCCGTTCGATTCGGAGCGCAAGCGGATGTCCGTGGTCGTGGAGCACCAGGGAGGCCGGATGGTCTGCACGAAGGGGGCGCCGGATCTGCTCATCCAGCAGTGCGCCTATGTGCTCTGGGACGAGAAGGTGATCCCGTTCACGCCGACGCTGAAGTCCAAGGTGCTGGCGGCCAATGAAGGGATGGCCAAGAATGCGCTGCGGGTACTCGGTCTGGCTTACCGGGATCTGAAAGGGAGTGAACGGGGCGAGGACGAGCGGGAGGTGGAGTCGCAGCTGGTGTTCGTGGGGCTCACGGGGATGATCGATCCGCCGCGCCGCGAAGTCCGCGAAGCGATCCTGAAGTGCCGCCGCGCCGGAATCAAGACCGTAATGATCACGGGAGACCACCAGACGACGGCCGAGGCGATCGCCCGCCAGCTCAGCATTCTCCCGCAGGACGGCCGCACCCTGAACGGCCAGCAGCTGGCCGCGATGGGAGACGACGAGCTCGACAAGGTCATCGAGGATGTGTTCGTGTTCGCCCGCGTGTCCCCCGAGCATAAGCTGCGGATCGTGAAGTCGCTGCAGCGCGGAGGCCACACGGTAGCGATGACCGGCGACGGCGTCAACGACGCGCCGGCGATCAAGGCGGCGGATATCGGGATCGCGATGGGCATCAGCGGGACGGACGTCTCGAAGGAGGCGTCCTCGCTCGTGCTCAGCGACGACAACTTCGCAACCATTGTATCGGCTATCGAAGAGGGCCGGGGCATCTACGAGAACATCCGCAAGTTCATCCGCTACCTGCTCGCTTCGAACGTGGGCGAGATCATGACGATGTTCCTGGCGATGATGGCGGGGCTGCCTCTGCCGCTTGTGCCGATCCAGATTCTCTGGGTCAATCTCGTGACCGACGGCCTGCCCGCGATGGCGCTCGGGGTCGACCAGGCAGAGAAGGACCTCATGCAGCACAAGCCGCGTCCGGCCAAGGAGAACATCTTCGCCCGCCGGCTCGGCTGGAAGATCATCTCGCGCGGCATCCTGATCGGGGTCTGCACGCTGGCTGCATTCTATATTGCGCTGAAGCAGGGCGGGGACAGCGCGGACGCGCTCATCAAAGCCCAAACGGTCGCTTTCGCCACGCTCGTCATGGCGCAGCTCATCCATGTCTTCGACTGCCGCAGCTCGCGTTCGATCTTCCACCGCAACCCGCTGCAGAACGTCTGGCTCGTCCTCGCGGTGGTGTCTTCGCTGCTGCTGATGTTCCCCGTGCTGTACGTGGAGCAGCTTCAGCCGATCTTCAAGACGGTGCCGCTGGGTCTTGCCGACTGGGCGCTCGTGCTCGGCTTCGCCGGCATTCCGACCTTCCTCATGGGCTTTGGCTCCCTGATGAGCAAGCCCGCGAAGCGCAAGCCGGCCGTCTACGGCCCGGGCTCCAAAGGCGCCAAGCCGGTCACGCGGTAA
- a CDS encoding Rqc2 family fibronectin-binding protein, producing the protein MSFDGLVVHCLVRELQSLVGGRINKIQMPTENDILLQVRAPGRSVKLLLSANPTYPRVHLTEESFLNPKEAPMFCMLLRKHCEGGIIESIEQPGLERIIHFGIRQRDELGDLSTKKIIVEIMGRHSNIILTDPGADTIIDGIHHVTPAISSYRIVMPGSAYTAPPEQYKAMPLEVAEGQFAALMTEAAESAEPGDGAAPRFWEGALVQRFSGFSPLAARELVHRASGGGTVLEPATAPARLWPPFAELMQRLRGGEAEPVIVEQTASGKAFFSILPLTHIEGETRRYPTVSELLEAYYSDKAERDTVKQRVSDLIRLLSNERAKNVKKLEKLQETMEDARDADRFRILGELLTASMHMLRKGEKQIEVINYYDEDQKPVVIELDPLLTPSENAQRYFKKYTKSKNSLIAVEEQMNQAHEEIRYLDTLLQQLASASLPDIEEIREELMEMGYLRARGRKGTKKKANAKPVLACYTSSEGIPIYVGKNNTQNEYLTNRLAHAGDTWLHTKDIPGSHVVIRSPEFGESTLHEAAQLAAYFSQAKESSGVPVDYTLIKHVRKPSGAKPGFVIYDHQRTLFVTPDSERIKALPVASK; encoded by the coding sequence ATGTCATTCGACGGTCTCGTCGTCCACTGTCTCGTCCGCGAGCTTCAGAGCCTCGTAGGCGGCAGAATCAATAAAATCCAGATGCCCACCGAAAACGACATCCTGCTGCAGGTCCGCGCACCGGGCCGCAGCGTCAAGCTTCTGCTCTCCGCCAACCCGACCTACCCGCGGGTGCATCTCACCGAGGAAAGCTTCCTGAATCCGAAGGAAGCCCCGATGTTCTGCATGCTGCTGCGCAAGCACTGCGAGGGCGGCATCATCGAGAGCATCGAGCAGCCGGGGCTCGAGCGGATCATCCACTTCGGCATCCGCCAGCGGGATGAGCTCGGGGATCTCAGCACCAAAAAGATCATCGTCGAGATCATGGGCCGCCATAGCAATATCATCCTCACCGACCCGGGGGCGGACACGATCATCGACGGCATCCATCACGTCACGCCGGCCATCTCCTCCTACCGGATCGTCATGCCGGGCAGTGCCTACACGGCGCCGCCGGAGCAGTACAAGGCGATGCCGCTCGAGGTGGCGGAGGGGCAGTTCGCCGCCCTGATGACCGAAGCCGCCGAATCGGCCGAGCCGGGTGACGGCGCCGCCCCCCGCTTCTGGGAAGGGGCGCTTGTGCAGCGCTTCAGCGGCTTCTCCCCGCTGGCCGCCCGCGAGCTTGTCCACCGGGCGTCCGGCGGCGGGACGGTCCTCGAACCGGCCACCGCTCCGGCCCGGCTGTGGCCGCCGTTCGCGGAGCTGATGCAGCGGCTGCGCGGCGGCGAAGCCGAGCCGGTGATCGTGGAGCAGACCGCCTCCGGCAAGGCCTTCTTCTCCATCCTGCCGCTGACGCACATCGAAGGCGAGACCCGGCGGTACCCCACCGTGTCCGAGCTGCTTGAGGCGTATTACAGCGACAAGGCGGAGCGCGATACGGTCAAGCAGCGCGTGTCCGATCTCATCCGCCTGCTCTCCAACGAGCGCGCCAAGAATGTGAAGAAGCTCGAGAAGCTGCAGGAGACGATGGAGGACGCCCGCGACGCCGACCGCTTCCGCATCCTCGGAGAGCTCCTGACCGCCTCCATGCACATGCTCCGCAAAGGGGAAAAGCAGATCGAGGTGATCAATTACTATGATGAAGACCAGAAGCCGGTCGTCATCGAGCTCGATCCCCTGCTGACTCCGTCGGAGAATGCGCAGCGCTACTTCAAGAAATACACGAAGAGCAAAAACTCGCTGATCGCGGTGGAAGAGCAGATGAACCAGGCCCATGAGGAGATCCGGTACCTGGACACGCTGCTGCAGCAGCTCGCCTCCGCCTCGCTTCCGGATATCGAAGAGATCCGGGAGGAGCTGATGGAGATGGGCTACCTGCGGGCCCGCGGGCGCAAGGGAACGAAGAAGAAGGCGAACGCAAAGCCGGTGCTCGCCTGCTATACCTCCTCGGAAGGCATTCCGATCTACGTCGGCAAGAACAACACCCAGAACGAATACCTGACGAACCGGCTCGCCCACGCAGGCGATACCTGGCTGCACACCAAGGACATCCCGGGCTCGCATGTCGTCATCCGCAGCCCCGAGTTCGGCGAGAGCACGCTGCATGAAGCCGCCCAGCTGGCGGCGTACTTCAGCCAGGCCAAGGAATCCAGCGGGGTGCCTGTCGACTACACGCTGATCAAGCATGTCCGCAAGCCCAGCGGAGCGAAGCCGGGCTTTGTGATCTACGATCACCAGCGTACGCTGTTCGTGACGCCCGATTCCGAGCGGATCAAGGCGCTGCCTGTGGCCTCCAAATAA
- a CDS encoding MerR family transcriptional regulator: protein MVYNEATKGSGVGFMNQRLYTIKEVSMRTGLSTQLIRKWEERYGAVSPSRFPNGYRGYTKNDIEVLLYLKRKVDEGVPIGLAAEELKAMGPEPGGLALSKPESEPAVLPLQQPNGEAADYRESLLQLFLRLDQIGAQRFFDQLLALHHMDFVLLQVLAPVLVELGDRWERGEISEYQEHFGSHFIRERLLALRNLYHRSPDTPLIVTACSPGERHELGVLFFGYFMLQAGYQIVYLGASPSEKGIFDCLGQMKPAAFAFGSSSEELLEAALPFYRELDRRIGGLGLRTKVFIGGRSVTGDAVLPGTKVVHTLAGDAQEAVQKMRRLIG, encoded by the coding sequence ATGGTTTATAATGAGGCCACCAAAGGTTCGGGGGTCGGCTTCATGAATCAGCGATTGTATACCATCAAGGAAGTGTCGATGAGAACGGGCTTATCGACACAGTTGATCCGCAAGTGGGAGGAGCGGTACGGGGCGGTATCGCCCTCGCGTTTTCCGAACGGATACCGGGGCTATACGAAGAACGATATCGAGGTTCTGCTGTATCTGAAGCGTAAGGTCGACGAAGGCGTGCCCATCGGGCTCGCGGCCGAAGAGCTCAAAGCGATGGGGCCGGAGCCCGGCGGGCTTGCCCTGTCCAAGCCTGAGTCTGAGCCTGCCGTGCTGCCGCTGCAGCAGCCGAACGGCGAAGCGGCGGATTACCGGGAAAGCCTGCTGCAGCTTTTTCTGCGGCTGGACCAGATCGGGGCGCAGCGGTTCTTCGACCAGCTGCTCGCGCTGCACCATATGGACTTTGTGCTGCTCCAGGTGCTGGCGCCCGTGCTCGTAGAGCTCGGGGACCGCTGGGAACGCGGGGAGATCTCGGAGTACCAGGAGCACTTCGGCAGCCACTTCATCCGGGAGCGGCTGCTGGCGCTCCGCAATCTGTATCACCGCTCTCCCGATACCCCGCTGATCGTGACGGCCTGTTCCCCGGGAGAGCGGCACGAGCTGGGGGTGCTGTTCTTCGGCTATTTCATGCTGCAGGCCGGCTACCAGATCGTCTATCTCGGGGCATCGCCCTCCGAGAAGGGGATCTTCGACTGCCTCGGGCAGATGAAGCCGGCCGCCTTCGCCTTCGGCTCGTCCTCGGAGGAGCTGCTGGAGGCGGCGCTTCCGTTCTACCGCGAGCTGGACCGCCGGATCGGCGGGCTCGGGCTGCGGACGAAGGTGTTCATCGGCGGGCGCTCGGTGACCGGGGATGCCGTGCTGCCGGGCACGAAGGTCGTCCACACCTTGGCGGGCGACGCCCAGGAGGCCGTGCAGAAGATGAGGCGGCTGATCGGCTGA
- the dapF gene encoding diaminopimelate epimerase yields the protein MKTTNFTKMQGLGNDFIVLHGHDRLPEDAGALALRLCDRHFGVGADGLVFVLPSERADYTMRIINSDGTEAEQCGNAIRCAAKYIHDKGLVEQGRSHLTIETIGAGVQPVVLTFEEGRVTAVRVDMGEPVLGGLAVPTTVDAEKIVEYPLTVDGRELRFTAVSMGNPHCVIFVDDAPGEDLYAWGPKLETHELFPRKTNVEFVTVRSRGHADMRVWERGAGPTLACGTGACATLVAGVLNGVLDREAAVSLKGGDLLIEWNEEDNRVYMTGPAEFVFEGSF from the coding sequence ATGAAAACGACGAATTTTACGAAAATGCAGGGCCTCGGCAATGATTTCATTGTTCTCCACGGCCATGACCGTCTTCCGGAGGATGCCGGCGCGCTGGCGCTGCGTCTGTGCGACCGCCACTTCGGGGTGGGAGCGGACGGACTGGTCTTCGTCCTTCCCTCCGAGCGGGCCGATTACACGATGCGCATCATCAATTCCGACGGCACGGAGGCGGAGCAGTGCGGCAACGCCATCCGGTGCGCAGCCAAATATATTCATGACAAAGGATTGGTCGAGCAAGGCAGGAGCCATCTTACCATCGAAACGATTGGGGCCGGCGTCCAGCCGGTCGTGCTGACGTTCGAGGAAGGCCGGGTCACCGCCGTCCGTGTGGATATGGGAGAGCCGGTGCTGGGCGGCCTGGCGGTCCCTACGACGGTCGACGCGGAGAAGATTGTGGAATACCCGCTGACGGTCGACGGCCGCGAGCTGCGCTTCACCGCGGTATCTATGGGCAATCCGCACTGCGTAATCTTCGTGGACGACGCGCCGGGCGAAGACCTGTACGCCTGGGGGCCGAAGCTCGAGACCCATGAACTCTTCCCGCGGAAGACGAACGTGGAGTTCGTGACGGTCCGCAGCCGGGGGCATGCGGATATGCGGGTGTGGGAACGGGGAGCGGGTCCGACGCTGGCCTGCGGTACAGGAGCCTGCGCGACGCTGGTCGCCGGGGTGCTCAACGGCGTGCTCGACCGCGAAGCGGCGGTATCGCTGAAGGGCGGCGACCTCCTCATCGAATGGAATGAGGAAGATAACCGCGTGTATATGACCGGTCCGGCCGAATTTGTTTTTGAAGGAAGCTTCTAG